ATTCGATGGCGTGGCCCACGTCAGCGTCCTGGCCCACGAAGAGCTGTATCCGCGCGCATTCGTGGTCAGCTCCTTTGGCAAGACCTACCACGTCACTGGCTGGAAGACCGGTTACGTGGTTGCGCCTGTGGCCTTGAGCGCGGAGCTGCGCAAGGTGCATCAATACGTCAGCTTCTGCGGCGTGACGCCGTTGCAGTTCGCCCTGGCCGACTTCATGGCCGAGCACCCTGAACACGTTGAGGAGTTGCCGGCTTTTTACCAGGCCAAGCGCGACTTGTTCTGCGATCTACTGGCCCCCTCGCGTTTCAGTTTCACGCGGGTGGCCGGTACTTACTTTCAACTGGTGGATTACTCACAGATTCGCCCGGATCTGGATGACGTGGCCATGTCGCTGTGGATGACCCGCGAACATGGCGTGGCGACGATTCCGGTCTCGGTGTTCTACCAGAACCCACCCCAAGGCCAGCGCCTGGTGCGCCTGTGCTTTGCCAAACGCGAGGAGACGCTGCGCCAAGCAGCCGAGAAACTATGCGTGATCTGAGTGCGTTACCCGATCTGAACATCGCCCTGGTTCAGACCACCCTGGCCTGGCATGACCGCCAGGCTAACCTGGAGCATTTCGAGTTGCTGCTGGAGCAAGCCAGGGGCGCCGACTTGATCGTGCTGCCGGAAATGTTCACCACCGGTTTTTCCATGGCGTCCGAAGCCCTGGCCGAAGCGGAAAACGGCCCGACCCATGATTGGCTCAAGGCCCAGGCGCGCAAGTACAACGCGGTGATCACCGGTAGCGTGATTATCCAGGCCGCCGATGGCACTCACCGCAACCGCCTGTTGTGGGCACGGCCCGATGGCGAGGTGTTGCACTACGACAAGCGGCACCTGTTTCGCATGGCCGGCGAGCACAATCACTACACCCCCGGCGAGCGCCAGGTGCAGTTCGAGCTCAAGGGCTGGCGGATTCGCCC
The Pseudomonas hygromyciniae genome window above contains:
- a CDS encoding amidohydrolase: MRDLSALPDLNIALVQTTLAWHDRQANLEHFELLLEQARGADLIVLPEMFTTGFSMASEALAEAENGPTHDWLKAQARKYNAVITGSVIIQAADGTHRNRLLWARPDGEVLHYDKRHLFRMAGEHNHYTPGERQVQFELKGWRIRPLICYDLRFPVWSRDAQDTDLLLYTANWPGARRQHWNRLLPARAIENLCYVAAVNRVGTDGKGFAYTGDSQVLDFQGESLLSAGEADGVFKVCLEAAQLAEYRQRFPANLDADSFQFV